From a single Candidatus Defluviilinea gracilis genomic region:
- a CDS encoding WD40 repeat domain-containing protein: MLPKSVMTLNFVLILFLLSSCSTVAAPTGKAGETESAPPSGNEANASPTPIPPTATSLPTFTPTPVSRVASPENIGEFVQVYNYWEQVSEQIGMPLTDGVIFDFVISQDGSRFAMGFCKGGTHSMTGYCLADSVIAVRDALTGEAIQTLPVGDLSVQSVSFSPDGKKLLATLKNMSLDFVMALYDLETGKRERAYFDGKAEDWSYVTAEFSPDGELILYNYKGEDDILEIRRASDWELLGSKLGVFSYENIVFGDDPNIAYGYGYDPAAFKFVVFRIDLTTYQVVEVARFDDENYLKPSYLNVISPNGKWIVFFWYGDSTLKVHDLESGELVATLSEPEMFDIRDARFSPDSRLLLADGAFVWDPDIFDWSPPALNAWDTSTWEHTAYVYGSHKDADWIWFDKSGESFITADRVEIMRFTLPDADFLDAQASVEKYLDAVSAGDYVTAADMLFLPENSAYELLVSNGFDPTDMPTALEGACAVQDGFPCLPLRDIVLGYREPAGEDGVVYRFFVTFTAPDGSQFIASDGTDEFIIWVGADGKIMSLHPGALE, encoded by the coding sequence ATGCTGCCAAAATCTGTGATGACTTTGAACTTTGTATTGATTCTATTCCTGCTCTCCTCCTGCTCGACCGTCGCCGCCCCGACGGGAAAGGCTGGGGAAACAGAATCCGCTCCCCCGTCGGGGAATGAGGCGAACGCCAGCCCGACGCCGATCCCGCCCACCGCCACATCCCTCCCCACGTTCACGCCGACTCCCGTCAGCCGCGTCGCAAGTCCCGAAAATATCGGCGAGTTTGTGCAGGTTTACAATTATTGGGAACAGGTGAGCGAGCAGATCGGGATGCCATTGACTGACGGGGTGATTTTTGATTTTGTCATCAGCCAGGATGGGAGCAGGTTTGCGATGGGATTCTGCAAGGGAGGGACTCATTCGATGACAGGGTATTGCCTGGCGGATAGCGTGATCGCGGTGAGGGACGCGCTGACGGGAGAGGCGATTCAGACTCTCCCTGTGGGCGACCTGAGCGTTCAGTCGGTGTCGTTTTCGCCCGATGGAAAAAAACTGCTGGCGACCCTGAAAAATATGTCGCTCGATTTTGTGATGGCGCTGTACGACCTGGAGACGGGCAAGCGCGAGCGCGCGTATTTTGACGGCAAGGCGGAAGATTGGTCTTATGTCACCGCCGAGTTCAGCCCCGACGGTGAGTTGATTTTATACAACTACAAAGGCGAAGACGATATACTGGAGATTCGCAGGGCTTCGGATTGGGAATTGCTCGGTTCCAAACTGGGCGTATTCAGTTACGAGAACATCGTGTTTGGCGACGACCCGAACATCGCGTACGGCTATGGGTATGACCCCGCCGCGTTCAAATTCGTCGTCTTCCGCATTGACCTGACTACTTATCAGGTTGTGGAAGTGGCGCGTTTCGACGATGAGAATTACCTGAAGCCTAGTTATCTGAACGTCATATCGCCCAACGGGAAATGGATTGTCTTCTTTTGGTATGGAGACTCGACCCTGAAAGTCCACGATCTCGAAAGCGGCGAATTGGTCGCCACCCTCAGCGAGCCAGAAATGTTCGATATTCGCGACGCCCGCTTCAGTCCCGACAGCCGCCTGCTGTTGGCGGATGGAGCCTTCGTCTGGGATCCCGACATCTTCGATTGGTCGCCTCCCGCCTTGAACGCGTGGGATACGTCCACGTGGGAGCATACCGCCTACGTGTACGGGAGTCACAAAGACGCGGATTGGATCTGGTTCGACAAGTCGGGCGAATCGTTCATCACCGCGGACAGGGTGGAGATCATGCGCTTCACCCTCCCCGACGCGGATTTTCTCGACGCGCAAGCCAGCGTGGAGAAATATCTCGACGCCGTCAGCGCGGGCGATTACGTCACCGCCGCCGATATGTTATTCCTGCCCGAAAATAGCGCATACGAGTTACTCGTCAGCAACGGCTTCGACCCCACGGATATGCCCACTGCGCTCGAAGGCGCCTGCGCCGTGCAGGACGGCTTTCCGTGCCTGCCCCTGCGTGACATTGTCCTGGGCTACCGCGAACCCGCGGGCGAAGACGGCGTGGTATACAGATTCTTTGTCACCTTCACCGCGCCCGACGGCTCGCAATTTATCGCGTCCGACGGCACAGACGAGTTCATCATCTGGGTCGGCGCGGACGGGAAGATCATGTCCCTGCACCCTGGGGCATTGGAGTGA
- a CDS encoding glyoxalase, whose protein sequence is MKTHFILYVKEQVRSAEFYTHALDCQPSLNEPGMTEFTLSETCVLGVMPEAGIKRLLGDRLPDPARAGGIPRCEVYLRVEDASAYHRRALEAGATELSGLARRDWGDDVAYCLDLDGHTLAFAEKSKLLGD, encoded by the coding sequence ATCAAAACCCATTTTATCCTCTACGTCAAAGAACAGGTCCGCAGCGCCGAATTTTACACTCACGCGCTGGATTGCCAGCCCTCGCTCAACGAGCCTGGTATGACGGAGTTTACCCTCTCTGAAACCTGCGTCCTGGGAGTCATGCCCGAAGCGGGGATCAAACGCCTGCTCGGAGACCGCCTCCCCGATCCAGCGCGCGCGGGCGGGATCCCACGCTGCGAGGTTTACCTGCGCGTCGAAGACGCCTCCGCGTATCATCGCCGCGCGCTCGAAGCGGGCGCGACCGAATTGAGCGGACTCGCCCGCCGCGATTGGGGCGATGATGTCGCCTATTGCCTCGATTTGGACGGTCACACGCTGGCATTTGCGGAGAAGAGCAAACTGTTAGGTGACTAG
- a CDS encoding DinB family protein, whose product MLNDKSQWTDTLIHLFALASRLEGEGQYNLAKLTRAAADSLCRQETYPLDIPTDKDELSAEVQKALEALSRLNVSAELLSALKQGAEFMAQGKLSPITATPHPYVCRGCGHVTLSPPVEPCPTCGAFAETFQKFMPNYWFDALQPEAARERLRQTPLVVEKLIAGLSDEAMNQSPSDGGWAIRNTLSHLRDAQGVLDFRVDLFLKEAHPILESKAVFAWAKNESERPPSGRDIFETYRASRAETLRKLESFAPSDWERVGEHEEFGTVTLRQQVSYFAAHEGTHLAQIEAQAVHWRSERR is encoded by the coding sequence ATGTTGAACGATAAATCGCAATGGACCGACACCCTCATCCACCTCTTTGCCCTCGCTTCGCGGCTGGAAGGGGAGGGACAATACAACCTCGCCAAGCTGACTCGCGCCGCGGCGGATTCGTTGTGCCGCCAGGAAACGTATCCGCTCGACATTCCCACCGACAAAGACGAACTAAGCGCCGAAGTCCAAAAAGCGCTTGAGGCGTTATCCCGTCTGAACGTGAGCGCGGAGTTGCTTTCCGCGTTGAAACAGGGCGCGGAGTTCATGGCTCAGGGAAAACTTTCGCCCATCACCGCCACGCCTCACCCGTACGTCTGCCGCGGGTGCGGACACGTCACGCTTTCTCCGCCCGTCGAGCCGTGCCCAACTTGCGGCGCATTTGCCGAGACCTTCCAAAAGTTCATGCCCAACTACTGGTTCGACGCGCTCCAGCCCGAGGCGGCGCGGGAACGCCTGCGTCAGACTCCGCTCGTGGTGGAGAAACTCATCGCGGGGTTATCCGATGAGGCGATGAATCAATCACCGTCCGACGGCGGCTGGGCGATCCGCAACACGTTGAGTCACTTGCGCGACGCGCAGGGCGTGCTCGATTTCCGCGTGGACTTGTTCCTCAAAGAGGCGCATCCCATCCTTGAATCGAAAGCCGTCTTCGCATGGGCAAAAAATGAATCGGAACGTCCGCCCTCGGGGCGCGACATCTTCGAGACCTATCGCGCCTCGCGCGCGGAGACTCTCCGCAAACTGGAATCGTTCGCCCCATCCGATTGGGAGCGCGTGGGCGAGCATGAAGAATTCGGCACGGTCACTCTCCGCCAGCAGGTCAGTTATTTCGCCGCGCACGAAGGCACGCATCTGGCGCAGATCGAAGCGCAAGCCGTCCATTGGCGGAGTGAACGTCGCTGA
- a CDS encoding alpha/beta fold hydrolase — translation MKTFILIHGMWHGGWCWERLASILHAMGHQVYTPTLAGLAERANMRGDDIDLNTHIQDVVDLCQAENLRDVILVGHSLGGFMAPIVADRIPERVAHIVNLDGMVPENGKSLADLIGETWGFFKKKAIEGGDEWWCPPILEWTFGVSGADLEWAQSKLTPHPLRTLSTPVALENPRAKSIPSTFILCSEGMTEEEITAEEKKFTGLGMKFLSLPTGHDAMITMPKELAKILLELA, via the coding sequence ATGAAAACCTTCATACTCATTCACGGTATGTGGCACGGCGGCTGGTGTTGGGAGAGACTCGCTTCGATTCTTCACGCGATGGGACATCAAGTCTATACGCCCACACTGGCGGGACTCGCCGAACGCGCAAACATGCGCGGGGACGATATTGACTTGAACACCCATATTCAGGATGTGGTTGATTTGTGCCAAGCCGAAAATCTGCGCGATGTGATTCTCGTCGGTCACAGTTTGGGCGGATTCATGGCTCCCATCGTCGCGGACAGAATCCCCGAGCGCGTCGCGCACATCGTCAATCTCGATGGGATGGTTCCCGAAAATGGCAAGTCGCTGGCTGACCTGATCGGCGAGACGTGGGGCTTCTTCAAGAAGAAAGCAATCGAAGGCGGTGACGAGTGGTGGTGTCCGCCGATTCTGGAATGGACGTTCGGCGTCTCTGGCGCGGACTTGGAATGGGCGCAGTCCAAGTTGACTCCGCACCCGCTGAGGACGTTGTCCACGCCCGTCGCGCTCGAAAACCCACGCGCCAAATCCATCCCGTCTACTTTCATTCTTTGCTCCGAAGGGATGACGGAGGAAGAGATCACCGCCGAAGAAAAGAAGTTCACAGGCTTGGGAATGAAATTTCTGAGTCTGCCGACGGGTCACGACGCGATGATCACCATGCCGAAGGAACTGGCAAAGATTTTGCTAGAACTTGCATAA
- a CDS encoding cyclic nucleotide-binding domain-containing protein has protein sequence MKSQHVPLLKRLQSFEFLRGLDSAILKDLAGKSAWKVYAPNEVIFWEGDQQSNLYYLQYGSLKVLKSAPDGRQQVLRFINAGEVFNEIAALAGKPNPATAIALEESGLWLIPRGALYLALPAMLEYVFAKVGLDRKAVLLLKRITAPQTTVLPNGDKVTFGDGLRVTVEKKNGRVDEAALKKELDNMMKRWEPALRLLTEDILVNPLSFSRILTRGWRHLPKFGGTVADELKRLFSDDSVRAAMSGVLLYTGLPPEKQPAISVMGLVTLFGDGFHLPEGGMGKVPEALSQAMLAHGGEIHLNTRVDKIIVKDGRARGLEIRGQGLVEVDAVLSTVSGMLTFGSLLADEDSPPRLKRMAKEANLSHSAFSVQLGLRNKIDAPSHSHCFLPPMENQSDVFTPCDEGVKWLVYDAPTVTLPELAPAGGSVIEMYPPVRRDLPLDDWSEEKKEAVLEKAVAALSRVHPLDIAVKRIVSPKDFSVNLNLYRGAVYGLSPQIAPWNHFPHRTPIQGLYQTGQTTSPGYSVGRAATSGILAAETLMTE, from the coding sequence ATGAAAAGCCAACACGTACCCCTCCTCAAACGCCTGCAATCCTTCGAATTCCTGCGCGGGTTGGATTCTGCCATACTAAAAGATTTGGCGGGTAAATCGGCGTGGAAGGTGTACGCGCCCAACGAAGTCATTTTTTGGGAAGGCGACCAGCAATCAAATTTGTATTATCTGCAATACGGCTCGTTGAAGGTGTTGAAGTCCGCGCCCGACGGGCGGCAGCAGGTGTTACGCTTCATTAACGCGGGCGAGGTGTTCAACGAAATTGCCGCGCTTGCGGGCAAACCCAACCCCGCCACCGCCATCGCGCTGGAAGAATCGGGGTTGTGGTTGATTCCGCGCGGCGCGTTGTATCTCGCCCTGCCAGCCATGCTGGAGTATGTTTTTGCAAAGGTCGGGCTGGATCGCAAAGCAGTCTTGCTGCTGAAGCGAATCACCGCGCCGCAGACGACGGTTTTGCCTAACGGCGACAAGGTCACATTTGGCGACGGCTTGCGCGTGACCGTCGAAAAGAAAAATGGCAGGGTGGACGAAGCCGCGCTGAAAAAAGAGTTGGACAACATGATGAAACGCTGGGAGCCAGCCCTGCGCCTGCTCACCGAAGACATCCTGGTCAATCCGCTTTCGTTCTCGCGCATTCTCACCAGAGGCTGGCGGCACTTGCCCAAGTTTGGCGGCACGGTAGCAGACGAGTTGAAGCGCCTCTTTAGCGACGATTCAGTTCGCGCCGCGATGTCGGGCGTTTTGCTGTACACGGGTCTGCCACCTGAAAAACAGCCCGCCATTTCGGTGATGGGTCTGGTGACGCTCTTTGGCGACGGCTTTCATTTGCCCGAGGGCGGCATGGGCAAAGTGCCCGAGGCGCTCAGTCAGGCAATGCTCGCGCACGGCGGAGAAATCCATTTGAATACGCGGGTGGATAAAATCATCGTCAAGGATGGTCGCGCGCGCGGCTTGGAAATTCGCGGGCAGGGCTTGGTGGAAGTGGATGCGGTTCTTTCGACGGTCAGCGGGATGCTAACCTTCGGCTCTTTACTCGCTGACGAGGATTCCCCGCCTCGCTTGAAGCGCATGGCAAAAGAAGCGAATCTATCGCACAGCGCGTTTTCGGTGCAACTCGGTTTGCGGAACAAAATAGACGCGCCCAGTCATTCGCATTGTTTCCTGCCGCCGATGGAAAATCAAAGCGATGTGTTCACTCCCTGCGACGAAGGTGTAAAGTGGCTGGTGTACGACGCGCCGACGGTGACTCTGCCCGAACTCGCGCCCGCGGGCGGAAGCGTGATCGAAATGTATCCGCCCGTGCGCCGCGACTTGCCGCTCGACGATTGGAGCGAAGAGAAAAAAGAGGCGGTTCTCGAAAAAGCGGTGGCGGCTCTGTCGCGCGTTCATCCATTGGACATTGCCGTCAAGCGCATCGTCAGCCCGAAGGATTTCAGCGTCAATCTGAATTTGTATCGCGGAGCAGTGTACGGTTTGTCGCCGCAGATCGCGCCGTGGAATCACTTCCCACATCGCACGCCGATTCAAGGCTTGTACCAGACGGGGCAGACCACCTCCCCAGGCTACAGCGTGGGGCGAGCCGCCACGTCGGGCATCCTCGCCGCCGAAACGCTGATGACGGAATAG
- a CDS encoding SDR family oxidoreductase, translating to MESKLTGQTAIVTGGGRGFGREIARALAKEGVKIAVVARSADQLAETVSLIQNEGGQAIPVTADVTDVSAVAKMVAQVERELGAVDILVNNAGRLTSIAPVWEANPDEWWRDVEVNIRSVFLCCHAVLKGMTQRKRGRIINFTSSGMPNVSAYDCSKVAVTRFTDTLASEVKEFGISVFAMTVGPTHTEMMDYMIESEAGRKWLPDLSKWLEGKWQPAELAGTLAVTLASGKYDALTGRWVSPEDDLDDMLKRIEEVEKDGLYAWSIRGLKNQAG from the coding sequence ATGGAATCAAAACTCACAGGACAAACCGCCATCGTCACAGGCGGCGGGCGCGGATTTGGGCGCGAGATCGCGCGCGCGTTGGCGAAGGAAGGAGTCAAGATCGCGGTGGTGGCGCGTTCGGCGGATCAACTCGCGGAGACCGTGTCGCTGATTCAAAACGAAGGCGGACAGGCAATCCCCGTCACCGCCGATGTGACCGATGTTTCCGCCGTTGCCAAGATGGTCGCGCAGGTCGAGCGCGAACTCGGCGCGGTGGATATTCTCGTCAACAACGCGGGGCGGCTCACGTCCATTGCGCCCGTCTGGGAGGCGAATCCCGATGAATGGTGGCGCGATGTGGAAGTGAACATCCGCAGCGTGTTTCTTTGCTGTCACGCCGTCTTGAAAGGCATGACCCAGCGCAAACGCGGACGAATCATCAACTTCACCAGTTCGGGCATGCCCAATGTCTCGGCGTATGATTGCTCGAAGGTCGCGGTCACGCGCTTTACGGATACGCTCGCAAGCGAAGTCAAAGAATTTGGCATTTCCGTTTTTGCCATGACCGTGGGTCCCACGCACACCGAGATGATGGATTACATGATCGAATCCGAAGCCGGGCGCAAGTGGCTGCCCGACCTGTCGAAATGGCTCGAAGGCAAATGGCAGCCCGCCGAGTTGGCGGGGACGCTGGCGGTGACTCTCGCTTCGGGCAAGTACGACGCGCTGACGGGACGCTGGGTCAGCCCTGAGGATGATTTGGATGACATGCTGAAACGGATCGAGGAAGTGGAGAAGGATGGGTTGTATGCCTGGAGCATTCGTGGCTTGAAAAATCAGGCGGGGTAA
- a CDS encoding sulfotransferase — MLPNYAPMPLRYRIIDALGSGMEKLGIPLTRMDAERLHQLAERETGLSDFGDPYYRVGLDTLLQSIEKDANLHFFGRFGARMVLLSNLSQRLLFVEAQKRKPDVFRSEINPPFVIVGVPRSGTTILQRMLSADPDNTGIPMWRLYRPFAIDGKKDDRLALTRWELEFRRPMFPEMDSKHVIREDTEEECIWMQALTFHSVSFWVVTPVFSYAEWLVAQDQKKCYEEYGLLLKVQQQATPDKRLVLKAPDHTHHLDALLSAVPNARIIQLHRNPTTCLTSANSMFYSAHRAATRDLNVKRMAETNKKMYTRYLEGGRRCREDPVVNNAVLDVQYDQMVADPMQTVKDIYSHFGVSWTVQYEERLKTFMSQHPKDKHGAHRYTPEQFGQSAEELDRHFASLIQ, encoded by the coding sequence ATGTTGCCAAACTACGCTCCCATGCCGTTGCGGTACAGAATCATCGATGCTCTGGGTTCGGGTATGGAGAAGTTGGGGATACCGCTCACTAGAATGGACGCCGAACGATTGCATCAACTTGCCGAACGCGAAACGGGCTTGAGCGATTTTGGCGATCCGTATTACCGCGTTGGGCTCGACACGTTGTTGCAGTCCATTGAAAAGGACGCCAACCTGCATTTCTTCGGCAGGTTTGGCGCTCGCATGGTGCTCCTCAGTAATCTGAGCCAGCGGTTGTTGTTTGTCGAAGCGCAGAAACGGAAGCCCGACGTTTTCCGTTCGGAGATCAACCCGCCTTTTGTCATCGTTGGGGTCCCGCGGTCTGGCACCACAATTCTACAGCGTATGCTCTCCGCCGATCCCGATAACACGGGGATTCCCATGTGGCGGCTTTACCGTCCCTTTGCTATTGACGGAAAAAAAGACGATCGCCTGGCATTGACGCGCTGGGAACTGGAGTTTCGCCGACCCATGTTTCCCGAAATGGATTCGAAGCATGTCATCCGCGAAGACACGGAGGAGGAGTGCATCTGGATGCAGGCGCTGACTTTCCATTCGGTTTCGTTTTGGGTGGTTACGCCTGTCTTTTCGTACGCCGAATGGCTCGTTGCCCAGGATCAGAAAAAATGCTACGAAGAATACGGTTTGCTTCTAAAGGTCCAGCAACAGGCAACCCCTGACAAACGGCTGGTTTTGAAAGCGCCCGATCATACGCATCATCTTGACGCTTTACTGTCGGCTGTGCCCAATGCCAGAATCATCCAATTGCATCGCAACCCAACCACCTGCCTGACCAGCGCAAACAGCATGTTCTATTCCGCCCATCGGGCTGCGACTCGCGATCTCAACGTGAAGCGCATGGCGGAGACCAACAAGAAAATGTACACCCGCTATCTGGAGGGCGGACGGCGATGCCGTGAAGATCCCGTAGTCAACAATGCTGTCCTGGATGTCCAATACGATCAAATGGTGGCGGATCCCATGCAAACCGTCAAAGACATTTATTCTCATTTTGGCGTTTCATGGACGGTTCAATACGAAGAACGATTAAAGACGTTCATGAGCCAGCACCCCAAAGATAAGCATGGCGCGCATCGCTATACCCCAGAGCAGTTCGGTCAATCTGCCGAGGAACTCGATCGGCACTTTGCGTCATTGATCCAATAA
- a CDS encoding class I SAM-dependent methyltransferase gives MTQQTSTTVNPWSDDDNSVFLRLRMKTFWNGDYFERIILPLLDLPQSGRVLDVGCGNGGISLLLAEHRPDLKITGADYESKPIEDASAYAARNGLKNLTFEQGDAHNLKYDDATFDAVVCQTVLTHVRDAETVIREMARVLKPGGIFFAAEYTNSAMANYDNVHFDKYDEAWYREYYRINLLFMKGKKALGRGDNTVGVRVPLLATQAGLDVYDVRLNDRAMHGFPPYRHEKQRNYLELVKTANIVDDDEKWLRLDIETVMAGGGTEEDGRWFHHAIDSAGIVRAIDEGTFAATGSFALYLTFARKT, from the coding sequence ATGACCCAACAAACATCCACCACCGTCAACCCCTGGTCGGACGACGACAACTCTGTCTTTCTGCGCCTGCGGATGAAGACCTTCTGGAATGGCGACTACTTCGAGCGGATCATCCTCCCGCTTCTCGACCTGCCCCAAAGCGGGCGCGTCCTCGACGTGGGCTGCGGCAACGGCGGCATTTCGCTTCTTCTCGCGGAACATCGCCCCGACCTGAAAATCACGGGAGCCGATTACGAATCGAAACCCATCGAAGACGCTTCCGCGTATGCCGCGCGTAACGGACTCAAGAATCTCACCTTCGAGCAGGGTGACGCGCACAACTTGAAATACGACGACGCGACGTTTGATGCAGTTGTCTGTCAGACCGTGTTGACTCACGTCCGCGACGCGGAAACGGTCATCAGGGAAATGGCGCGCGTCCTCAAGCCTGGCGGAATCTTCTTCGCGGCGGAATACACCAACTCCGCGATGGCGAACTACGACAACGTCCACTTCGACAAATACGACGAAGCCTGGTATCGCGAGTATTATCGAATCAACCTGCTGTTCATGAAAGGCAAGAAGGCGTTGGGACGCGGGGACAATACCGTCGGCGTGCGCGTGCCGTTGCTGGCGACTCAGGCTGGATTGGATGTGTACGACGTCCGTCTCAATGACCGTGCCATGCACGGCTTCCCTCCCTATCGCCACGAGAAGCAGAGGAATTATCTCGAACTCGTCAAAACAGCGAACATCGTTGACGACGATGAAAAATGGCTGAGGCTGGATATCGAAACCGTGATGGCTGGCGGCGGCACGGAAGAGGACGGTCGCTGGTTCCATCACGCCATAGACAGCGCGGGAATCGTCCGCGCGATTGACGAGGGGACGTTTGCCGCGACGGGGTCGTTTGCGTTATATTTGACGTTTGCGAGAAAAACCTAA
- a CDS encoding nuclear transport factor 2 family protein, with the protein MTNNNESSETSQQKQRVSGLFDRVANTFDHVGPRFFSHFGRRLVELAHIPSGAHVLDVATGRGAALFHREDGEWRIVRHHVSIAIPNAELLAKYGM; encoded by the coding sequence ATGACGAACAACAATGAATCTTCCGAAACGTCACAACAAAAACAGCGGGTGTCGGGTCTTTTCGACCGAGTCGCGAATACATTCGATCATGTCGGTCCCAGATTCTTTTCTCATTTTGGGCGCCGATTGGTTGAACTGGCGCATATTCCAAGTGGCGCGCATGTGCTTGACGTGGCAACTGGAAGAGGGGCGGCTCTTTTTCACAGGGAAGACGGGGAATGGCGCATCGTTCGACATCACGTTTCGATTGCGATCCCCAATGCAGAGTTGCTCGCCAAATACGGTATGTAG
- a CDS encoding aminopeptidase produces the protein MTEKTETPRWATNVIHTCMGLQRGEKILIVVDEPLGYARDALLAEAAQTDPAELWNYTFPNASRPISEYPSPLLALVTQVDAIVFLFASVNQLKESPALLAGRAAIGKGIARAGLGAFIDQSILDIEMSADYGQIATFTDSLTQRLQGSSTAHITTALGTNLRLSLAGREWKKDTGILRAQKAFGNLPAGETYIAPVEDSAEGLLVVDKCFPGMLLSEPTRMTFEKGRVTHIEGGAGAEFLRSAFAQHGDSARVIAELGIGTNPLARLQGNIITDEKVLGTIHVAVGRSDFLGGKNVATTHIDGVVSQPTLEIDGKVVIENGKHV, from the coding sequence ATGACAGAAAAAACTGAAACACCGCGATGGGCGACGAATGTCATCCACACCTGCATGGGACTGCAACGAGGGGAGAAGATTCTCATTGTTGTGGACGAGCCGCTCGGTTATGCGCGTGACGCACTGCTCGCCGAAGCCGCGCAGACCGACCCCGCCGAGTTGTGGAATTACACCTTCCCGAATGCGAGTCGCCCAATAAGTGAATACCCGTCGCCGTTATTGGCATTGGTGACACAAGTGGACGCTATTGTCTTTCTGTTCGCGTCGGTGAATCAGCTAAAAGAATCGCCTGCCTTGCTCGCGGGGCGCGCGGCAATTGGGAAAGGAATCGCTCGCGCGGGTTTGGGCGCTTTTATTGATCAAAGCATTCTGGATATTGAGATGAGCGCAGATTATGGACAGATTGCAACATTCACAGATTCGTTGACGCAGCGTTTGCAAGGGAGTTCCACCGCGCACATCACCACAGCGCTGGGAACCAACCTGCGATTGTCACTGGCAGGCAGGGAATGGAAAAAAGACACAGGCATATTGCGCGCTCAGAAAGCGTTTGGAAATCTACCCGCAGGTGAGACATACATCGCGCCCGTCGAAGACAGCGCGGAAGGTTTACTGGTCGTGGACAAGTGTTTTCCTGGCATGTTGTTATCCGAGCCAACGCGAATGACGTTTGAAAAGGGACGTGTAACTCACATCGAAGGCGGCGCGGGCGCGGAGTTTCTCCGAAGCGCATTTGCCCAACACGGCGATTCAGCCCGTGTCATCGCGGAATTGGGGATCGGCACAAACCCGCTGGCGCGGTTACAGGGCAACATCATCACCGATGAAAAAGTTCTAGGCACGATCCACGTTGCGGTGGGGCGCAGCGATTTTCTCGGCGGCAAAAATGTCGCGACCACTCACATTGACGGTGTGGTTAGTCAGCCTACGCTAGAGATTGACGGCAAGGTTGTGATTGAGAATGGGAAGCATGTGTAA